AGGCCATAATGGTAGAGTTTGACTGGGAGGGAACGGCTCCGACGTTAGAGTGCTTCGGCGCTACCAGAGAGAGCTATATGAGTTGGCTGGTTAAAATTTACGGATTTAAACCTATGGTTATGAACGGAATGCTAAAAGCTTTGGCTTAAAGGAGATAAAATGAGCGTTTTAGATAAAACTATACGTTTGATTATAGCGGCGATTTGGTTTTTTATTTTCGGATTTATTTGCGACTGCTGGTTGTGGACGGTCGGGCTAATTCCGCTTTTAACGGGATATTACGGCTACTGCCCACTTTATAAAATTTTTAAGAAAAGGTAAAAATATGGTAAGCGTGAAAAGTAGAATT
The Campylobacter concisus DNA segment above includes these coding regions:
- a CDS encoding DUF2892 domain-containing protein, which produces MSVLDKTIRLIIAAIWFFIFGFICDCWLWTVGLIPLLTGYYGYCPLYKIFKKR